In Mugil cephalus isolate CIBA_MC_2020 chromosome 7, CIBA_Mcephalus_1.1, whole genome shotgun sequence, the sequence CTTCAGTCCACTTCGATGGAGCAAACCGACCAACACCAGATGACAAAAACCCACAGTCCCACCAGTCTATCAGAGGCCCTCCACAGCGCCCATCTGTAGACATCCAGTGGTACTTGTCCAGGCCAGTTTATGTCACAGCGTAGTGACAATCATCTGCTGTTCATACAATACGGTACAAAATAACTGTCTCAAGcgtttttttaaagtgttaacaaacacataaacaaccCAACATGGAATGCTCAGACTACtgttcaaccaaaaaaaaagtgtgggaattttagaaaatgtaacCATGGCTTTGACTAGGAGATGGCTTCCATTAGCATTTGGGTTTTGATTAAAAACAGGTGGTTTATTAATGGTACTTcaataaactatttttaaaaacatacgtTGCTGTCTACTTCCAATGATAAAACGTGGTATGGCCACTGTATTATGACATTTTGTCTCCAATCCTCTTTGATGGTAAcattaaatgtgacatgaaataaatattgacAACTCTAATGGATGAAATAtacactgtgtgtatatatatatatatatatatacatatataaatagaaAAGCCGCCTATGGATTGGTGTTGAAAATAAGCATGTCTGCTATATACACTCAAGCAAAGCATCTGGTCTGTCCACTGGGACAGTGTCAATGTATTTGTGTTCTCcgtatcaaataaaataaacataaactttTAAAACTATGGTATGtcatgaaaatataaatgacaatcaGCAGagttattaattaattcattttgattttttacttattttatgaattacataaatattttacacaattgatttaaaaaaaaaatacaaatacaactacaaaaaatacattcagaTAAGtccagcaatttttttttaccacaaatTCACCAGTGTAAACATGATAGATAAAGATTAATCAATATCAGATGATATTATACTGCAGGTCTACAGAATATTGGTCAGGCTCTTGATGGGTTGCAACATTTTGATGTTACAATGTGAAAGGTCAGTGACAGACATTTCTATTCACAGTATTTAAAGAGACAACTGTATAACACAAATATCCTTGTTGATATTTGTATAATTCTGTAATTCTGAGTTCTTCAGTTAGGACATGTTAGATAACACATACAGGTTAGTGTTTGCTCTCCCTGTGCGCTGGGCCATAAGTCCCTCCAGTACTGTAAATGCTTCAGCATAgctatttgtttctgtctccacTACAAAGTCATATTTGTCCATCAGCCCCATTAGAACGTGAAGCTGTTCCCGCCCTTTGATCAACGATGCTGCATTTAGATGCACAGCGACCCTCTGAGACAAGCCTGTTAGTGGTGCTGGTACCATAGGGGGCCAGTTCTGCTCAGTCTGCACCAGGGTGACATAAGGAAACAGCCTCTCTACTGTGGAAACAAAGTCCTGAAAGAGAGGAGGGTGACAATGTAGAGGAATACAAGCGCCTAAAGACATGTAATACCTGTATTACACAAGTGGTAACAATACTGAATGAGTAACAGTGGACTATTGCATGCCACATATTAGAAATGCTGGTGCCAGTGAGGCAGGAAGGCAGAGTACATACCGAGGTGCTGTCGCTGCTCTGTAAACCCTCCATGCTGATCCAGACAGGCCTGTAGAGATTCTCTGTGCTGTAGGCCGACTGCAGCAAGTTGAGCGAAGCCTCCAGAAGCTGATGAGTGTGGATCCGCAGGTAGACGCCCCAGGGGGCGTGAGCATTTTGCTCAAGCAGCTGAAGGACATCCTGCAAATATGCACACAGAaggtgtttttaatgtaacagGTTGTTAAATGTCAGTCTTTAAGTGCTCATTACAAAACGAAGAGATCTACACAACAGTCATAAATGGAGCTCAATCATATATACTGACCAATTGCTAACAGTGACTGTTGAGTGTATAGATCCCTAAATACTTTGCTAACAAATACTATCCACCAGTTGTAGTTAGTATTATTGTGCAAATGCAAAGTCCATTTGTGTGGTCATGACGCAGACACAACCAACAGTGCTGTTCGTGGTTCCGATACAGTGGAAGAGATCCCTTAGAGACAACAGTCATTTGATATTTGACTACACTCCAAGTGACTAGAATTAGAATTACAACAAGAAAACCTTCATTTGTCCCGCGATGGGATACTGATATTCATTTGAATTCAGAGCACAGATTTGTGATCAGATCtcaagacacatttaaaatgtcgATAAAACCACAGTGCTCACAGCTGGTTACTTGCGAATGGACCACTGAGAATGCATTTAAATAACCAGGTCTGACCAGCCCTTCAGTGTTGATAAAAGACATGACTGGAGAAGCTTGAAAGAGTCACTACTCTTTTCACACTGAAGCCCAGCAGTTTAAAGTTGTCTCTTGTGCGCAATTCTATTCAATTTGCCGGaatacattttttatctttgtaATTCTGATATTATTGGTGTCCTGTTGTGATGCTGGTATACCTGCAACATGAGGTGCTCTGAGCTGCTTCCAGAACCTTCCACCACAGGGACGTCAGGCTGGTTGCTTCGAGAAGCCACGTTAATGACCAGCATCCCGCCGTCCCCATCTGCACATGTATGAATGAGACAGAAAGGGAATAATGTGGAGTTCCTGTCACTGTGACTTAAAACAACAGCAGTGTCCACAGGTTTACTTGATATCCTCAGCCTGCTCTTACTTAACACATAATCCAGTTTCAAACAAGTATCATCCCCTCCCAGTGTCTGTAAAAGCTTGAACACATGTTCATGTCATTCTTAATACTACCATCAGATGGCGCCAAACCACCAGATTTCACCAAGGAGAACGTTCTGCTCTGTAGGATAATTACTTTCTTTATCGCATTTATCTTAAGACCGGAGCTCTTGTTTgatatgcatttgttttttatttctcttcactATACGGGCTTGTTGGAAACTGATAAGTATAAAACTAAGAATCAACTTTTCACATGATGTAGTTTTAGAGAAAAATGATGTCTACTTATGTGCACACCCGTTTTGAActtccataaaaacacaataaaatcaccTTTGCATGTAACACATACTaacatatttaacttaatgtactgcaCAATTAACATTTTGCACCCCTGGATTCAATTTTGGCCCTCCACTGGGAATAATTTTGGCACCCCTGGTGTAGAGCTATTGATCACAGAATATACTTTAAAAAAGGAGTTTGGGACATAAGACAACGATTAGATTGTGAGAACATGTGATGTGAAAGACTAGATACCTGAGAGCTGAGCCAACAGGGAAGCCTGATCATTGACTGTAAACCAGCGCACTGCCAGGCTGCTGTGCTGTGTAGCTGCAGGTGAGACGTTGGTGCCTGGGTAGTGTGTTGGATAAAGGAAGTCCAGCAGGTCTCCTCCAGGATAGAACTTCCTCACTTGGCTCCGATTCCCTGCAAAGATAATTAACatagcaataaaaacaaaacatatatatgatgattatttattatcataaaTAATCACAAAGGCCTTTTAGGAAGGCCTATACTTTTCaagtattataataatagttTTGTAATAAATTTAGTTACTTATTCTTATCTCAATTCTAGTTTTTATTCACCATTTattaagcaacaaaaacaactcatgtacagtatatggcATGTCTGCAGGTTCCTAACTTGCCTGCAGCCTGTTTGAAGTCTGACAGCGTGGGTTCATATATATCGTAGTAGACTTCCGAAGGCTGAGTGTTGTCACGGACAAACAGCAGATCACTGACGTTCGGGTGAATGGACCCCTGCCACAAAGTCAGGCTGAACCTGAAAACCAAATTTAATCATCAGTGTGCGTCACCATCATGGAAACTCAAGAAACAATCTTTTTGGGTTCCGCCCAGTATTTTAAACAGTTAGCAATCAGCTCACTGCCTTGGCACAGATGGAAGTTATTCGTTACCGTGGTGACTGGCTGAGGAGCCATTTCAGATGCTGCCAGCCACTGCGGACCAACAGGGCGTGGACAGGGAACGTGACCTGGAGAGACAAAACAGCCCTGATGTTTCACTGCAGATCTTAAATCCGTCATTGACTTGGAGCTGCTGCCCACAATGTCATATATTAGAGACACAGTATacggataaaaacaaaactttgggCTGCTTTTAGCAAATTTGTAACACAATATGTATACGGTACTATTCTATATATACACTggtcaggcataatattatgaccactttcctaacattgtgtaagtctcattgtgcctccaaaacagttgtaactcatcaaagaatggacatggaccttcggagggtgtcctgtggtgtctggtattagagtgttattagtgggggactttgggtcatatgggttgaggggagggacctctgttgATTATtgtacagatacttgatcagtttgggatctagtgaatttagaggccaggtcaacaccttgtgctgttcttcatgtttttggagTTGTGGCATCCTGCtaaggatggctgctgccattaaggagtgacATTAGAAAACCTTCAATAATACAGTAAAGAAGTGTGTAAATAAATCTATACTTGTGAAACATTGATTCAGAATtcaattaaaactgaaacaacGTAACTATCAGACAGATCTCTTGTCCTGACAGAGATACAGTATGTGACAATGCGGCGGCCGCACTGATGCATCGCTTcaaagaacagcagcagctaatTGAATATCGCCATGAATATAGTAGGGTAAGCAGTGAACATGaacaatgttttgttgttttttgtcaatCCCTTTACTAAACATCCTAGTTTTCACACTTCTGCGAATCTTTGTAGCTTACCTTTTGGGGTACGTCTTTGATCATATCATACATGTCTTCCACCATGGCCCTAGAGTATGAAGCAACAGCTATTGGAGGAGTATAGAGTACCTGTCAGAAACAATGCAATGACAATTGTAAATTCCAATCATTCAGACAAATGGACTTCTGATTATTCAACTTCTGGGTGGCTGCATGAAAGAGTCAGAGTCTACTGAGCCAATCTGAGACTCTGATCTGTAGCTGGGGGGCctgaaatgtttaatgtttaattaaacatttcagtCGCAGCTGATCAACCCACAATGTGGATGACTGAATATGTACTGGACACTAACAATCAAACATGGCAGCCACACATCTGAAAGGAAACTTCTCAGATGACACGTGATCCTGCTTTTTTGTGATGCAGGAGTTTTTGCACTGCATCAGTGAAAGGACAAACCACTCCATTCGTGTCCTTTGTGTCCTGATGACACtgacattttgtgaaatgtctCAAAGACAGTTGCATTGCTTTGATCATCCTGTAACACACCAAGCCATTTTCGGTTCATAATTTCAGTAACTgcattacactgacattacaCACTATGCCTGCACAACTACACCATATTTGCGTTGTCACTGTTTGCATATTAGCAACCAAtgttgacagtattttaaaCCTTACGTACAGCCTCACACAGCAACAGAATGGATGTGTACCAGTTCCCCACCAGCTGACTGACATGACCATCCCCAGAGCTATAGgctaaaaaaaactgcaggttGTCGTGATTGTTAGTGGCTAGGAGCATGTAATACCTTCCATCCAGGAGACAAAGTTGCATCTGGAAACTTCTCTTGAATCAATTgaagaaatctgcaaaaaagAATGTAAGAGAGTTGGTTAGCCCTTTATATAAACACTACACCATAATTCCCTAATAtgctttatttttgtaatgttgtgAGTGTGAGCGTGAGTATGTGTACCTCCAAATCTAAATCTTAACAATGTTAGGTTTCTTACATGGTTCCATTGACTGGACGCACAAAATTTGGTACGTTAGGACCTGGAAGGATGTCTGCATTAAGCCACACAGGCCTGTTTATCGCTCTTTCAGTGTTCTTTTGTCTGAGCAGATCCAGTGACAAACCCACTGACTCCAGAGATTTAAAGTCCAACTTCATACCTTAAAGGAGACACAACACGTCACAGCTCGTCATCGAGTGAATCTGTTAACGAGACTAATTTGACTTGTTCTATTCGTACCTTTTGTAGAGGCCAGCACAGCATCCAGCCACTGGTCCAGAGTGTTATCGCTAAAGATGTCTGGAAAGTGAGCCATGATAGGGATGGGCTTCTGATCAGCGGTTCCATAACCATGCAGAGTGATATCAGCCTCCAGGATCATGGCATCACCTGAGAGGACAGAAGAGGGGACAGGTTTAGTTAAACCACATATTTAGCACATGTATGATGTTGCTGCAGTTCAGTACAGGATGTCAGTCGAACAGTTCCTAGCGCAATCACTGAAAGATGCAATTTTATCTCCGGTGTTAAGTGTGTGTCTTTACTTGCGAGAGCTTTGTTCATGTCGTCCTGGCTGTTGGCTCTGTGAAACCAGGTGGCCAACAGGCCGTCGGGTTCGCTGATGTTACCCATCTCCACCAGGTAGTCCAGCATGTCTCCACCAGTGGAGAACGTGAGAGGAGCGGGGGACACTGTTTTTGAACAGAGAGACCATTCATGTCAGATTGGTGTTGCAGTTTTTTCTCATCGAATTATAGGAAAGCCTATAAATACAAGTAACACCCTCTACTTCTCAATCACTTTCACACTGTGCCTAAATGCGAATTTAAACAACAGAATGTCCTATATTATAATTAGTATTAGCGATACATTACTCAgtatgttcattttatttatctgcatAAAGCTTTGAATACAGTTTCCTGTAAAACATTAACTCCTGTTACCTGATGGTTAGATGAACATGTTTTTAATCTATACTGTTGCTTCATATCTAATCATGCTGATAAACGTGGTGCTCAGACTAGAATAAATTATTCAcaccatgttttattattttacaacagTGGATTCACTGTGACGCTGCATCATTCGTGTGGATCATGTAACTCTTCTTCAAGTCTCATGAGGGGAAGCTCTTCAGTGTTGCATGGAATCTAAATGAAATTTGACCCGTCTATAGACAAGTTTTTAGAGAGAGTAATTATAGCACTTTAGGGAGAGAAATATTGAATGATGTGGGTACGTAATATAAAACCCAAATATAAAATGGAACAGTCTGGAGACGCCCTGATATAAAGGACTTGGCTTAAGGTACCAGGGAGATTTCTGTGGATATAGGTTTATAATGCCGGTCTGAACTGAAATTATGATTTAGTGTTTCTTGTGACAGTGTGAACATTCAAGTTGATATATACAGACCAATATTTATGAAGATGTTTAAGTTTGGTAATTGGTTAGTTATTGTCTTAAAAGCATCCATGATACTTTTAGTTCCTTCATGCGCTGCGGATTGGGACTAGGATGGTccaatatgtatataaatatgacaaacaCGATATGATTTTGTCAGTCTTTAACTAACAACTGTCTTAAACCATGTGCTAAAATACATATGTGCAATCAGTggcggctggtggtgaaatcTGGTTGGTGGGATAACAATAATACTGATTAAATAGCTAACACAGCAGtaaaagaaacatcacctacaatcTTCAAACTTCTTCTGTTATACATGTGTGGTCTCAGTCAAAGGTGTGCATGGCTATAGATTTGTGTTAAATGGCGCTCTAAGTAGCAGTCATCAGCAAACACAAgcccaaacatttaaagtaTATGCTATAAAAAGAATGTCAACCCATATGCTACTAAATAATAGAGTTTAGTGTGTGATCATCTTAAGCACATTATTTTTTGTCTACACTTGTGACTCAGATTTCAAATATAAAGCCAGGTCAAAAGGGTTCAGTCTCTATAACACCCATAGTAAGAGTGAATTACATAACTCCAGTTGTCTAATGGCAAGCGTGTGATGTTTATCCCATTAaaatcagctgtgtgtgttacttCATGAACTTTGATCACCTTAATCAAACAGATTAATTGCATTATAAGGTATTTAAGCACGTGGTTTGAGGTTACAAAAACACGCTGCTCAAAACCTGTATCAAATCAGTCAAAGCTAATATAAATCGATGTACTTACCAAACTTCAACATTGAAGACCTGCTCATACATCACCATGATCATATTCATAATGTTActtttttaatgacagaatcacacatttaattaataattttattcGTTAACActaaattagtttcatttatttttttatttacttaatagCTACAAAGCcatgatatttttaaaaggctCTGATTGTGACGGTGAGCATTTTCAGATAAGCATTATTATATCAGCACGGATAGCTCATATCCAGTCATTTAATTTGTCGGTTTACTCTAGGTTTTAGTTTATTGCTTAGTTTAATTTGTTGACAGCTGAAGGATTTTACTGCACTACTGATGCGTAGACTTACAGTGGTTTAGCCCTCTCTGGTGGTCCATCGTTCAGGATAGTTCCCGTGTATTTCCTCTTCAGGTTAGAAGGTAAAAGCCATTTTTTGTGTCGTGATAATATGAAGTACTATCATGATTTCATAACATTATGTCTTTGCAAACTTCTACCCTGAACCGATTCACATCCCACGAAAGCCGCCATCTTCTAAACGTTAACGTCAGCCAGTGCTGCGCCGCCGACCAATGACTGAAGCCAAAGACAGAACTACTTCCTGTCGCTAAATTATGCGCCTTTCAAAATGAGACCGTAGCGTGACCATAAATACAAAAATCTTGAACCCTGTTCGGATCCTGTCTGCTTTTGCAAAAGCTGTGTTTACACATTCattctgggagaaaaaaaaacactcaaccGCAGTTTTGAATAATTTCCTCTGTGAGTGATGCACATTCATTCGTAGGGAAatcattcattccttccttccttcctacgtTGTCCTTAAACTAACGTGAGGGAATCGCCACAATCTGTAATCTTTCGGGATAATTTCACAACACCAAATTTCGCCCGGCAGGTCTCTGTGGCGCAATCGGTTAGCGCGTTCGGCTGttaaccgaaaggttggtggttcgagCCCACCCAGGGACGGCAATCATTTTTGTTCAAAGATAAATATTAgagaaactttaatgatccacgagggatcAAACAATCAGATTAAATTTAGCAGTAGTAACATCATGATCATCTCTACGTCGACTCTAGTTTTCCACAGTACAATCACTAGTACTGGCGATTTTGCACACTGCTAAAAATATATGGTCAAATGCAACCAAAACCACCTCCAACTGTGATCTGAATAATCACATCTCATCATGTCCTCAGTGTGTCTTCACTCCAGTGCTTAGACTACTGACAGCTTGTGCATGGGTTTAAAGATGTATTTCAATGCCATGTCTGAACATGGGTTGTGTGATCGTATATTCATCacctttgtttgttgttgttttgtttgtttgtttgtttttagcagagtttcttttttttaaaaaagcacacATGCAAAGTCagttcccccccaccccccccactcTTCTCCTTTGAGGTTTGAGGCTGTAGAGGTGTTACTGGCTAATGTTTTGGATGATTTTTCAAGTGGAAATTTCAAAAAGTTGCATAAGACTGGAGTGATTAAGTGATTGATTACTGCTTGAATGAAATTGTTCAGTTAATTGTCACATGTGATGAACATTTCAGCAAAGGTGCCTCAGAGAACCATGCTTCCAAGTATCTTGAAGAATGTACCTGATTTATTGGAGAGCACCACGGCAGTGACAGTGATAATAATCAGCACGATGATAAGTCCAACAGCCACAGACATCATTATTAGGTGTCGTTTGGTGAGACAACCCAGGTAAAGGTCATTTTCCTGCGACTCTCTATAGTAAGACAGAAGGTAAACATAGAAGAATTAATTGGTTATCTATGCAATCACATGAATTTCATGTATTGCGGTGTTTAAAAACCTGTATGCTGCAGTGTCTGTAGTGTCTTTACCTGACCATGTCACAAACACATGTCTCAACCTCTTATGTTCTGCTTGATTAATTAATCGAATAGGTCAGTAATTTGCCACTAACCTGTTTTGCCTTTCGTCCACGTCTTTGCCAGTCCTATCctccctcttgtttttctcttcccccATCCTCTTCTAGCTGCTCTTTCTGTTGTGACAAGATTCAAATGTTTGACACACAGTTTTTATGTGAGTCTAAAGAGCAGAGACCACTGTGATAAGATTCTCATCTTTGATAGATCAAGGCAGGACTCTTATCTAGAGTCAAGAATGGAGCGAGTATGAAACACAAGTGGTGCAGTCTGTACCCTGTGTCCTTTTACTTTAACTGTCCCTTtgataaaagaaacacaattattatttCACTATACTTGAATAGGAAGATAATGATCACAATACAAGTAAAGTTTCcaccttttcccttttccaccACCTTACAACTGATTACAAGGTGGCACTTggttgtaacacacacacacacacacacacacacacatatatataaaacaatccCTCTATTTTGAAGCTCCAAGAATCTCAGtataaaatgtctgtttattATAAAGGTAAGGTAAACTTGCGACTTTAGACCTAGGAAGGgaagggaaactgcttggttaTAGTAAcacagttgcacataaaagaaacactcttgaCACAAGTACaaagaaagatcaaataaaagaaaataaaaagaaaaggaaacgtAAATCAGacctagtaaaataaaatagaaaatagtgtaAGCCTGTCTGCAGGGTTGTAATGTACGCGTAATGTGAGGCGTCGcgttaccatggtaacacaCCAACTTCAGTAACAAAGCGCATGAAAAATGTCTGCTCCGGTGGCAAAAGAGGAAAGACCGACGAAACGCACCCTGGTGCTGAGGCCGTAAGCTGACATCTTTTTCTCGACATGTTCTGTCTAACCATCCTAGCCGCGCTGACCGCTGCTCTGCTCTCTCCGTAGCTCTTCTCGAAGAACAAACGTGTCAGTGTCGGGACCTCAGGGAGTCAACCAAAGCTCAAGGCAAACAAACAGCGTGATCTTCTCCCCGAGCAAGAGGCGCCTGAGTCTGGCCGCTGGCAGCAGAGTTCTGGAGAAGAGCACCATTCAAACTCCGAGACAGTCTGTTCGGGtaactttaaatgtgttaatgtttaGAGGCAGCAGCATTGGTGGCGCAAGGAAACTAAGAAGAAGCTTTTCTAGTGGCAGGCTACTGCATTACTGAAGTCCACAGAATAATCAGAATAGTGTTCTTAACATAACCCAGAATAAACACAAGTATTGTTAATAAAACGCTAACTCTTTCagttcactgtgttttctaGTAGTTCTTCTAGTTTTCTTTAGCTACTTTTAAGTTTactgttcccttttttttttggtttgactGGTTGTAAGGGATGTAGCAAAACATTATCACCCAATTCTGTGTTTCACCTTGTTACTCAACTTCACTCCAAATCAGTATCACCaattttacacttattttttgaATATATGGTAAACAGACCTCATTTACATAGCACCTCCACAGTGGTGGGCTGGTCAAACTAGTAGCCAGTAAAGGTGCTGCAGGATGGGTGCAACGCATTTCTTTGAGTAACTTACACGTTGACTTCTTAAGAAGTCTCTGAtgtccacttttctttttttagacatCATGGCTGCGTCTAattaccaaacacacacacacacacacacacacacacacacacacacacacacacacacacacacacaaacacactgattcAAACGTTATTGTAAATGCAACCTCTGATATTACAATCCTTCTAGCTGACGTGACCCAGGCAAAACAAACGCCCAACTTACAGTGGCGGATTAACAGGGACACCTCGGTAACTAGCAGACCGGTGTGTAAGTGCTAGTGCTGTTTACAACTTGATGGAGTGACAGCGGGGACGGCCAATCACACGAGAAACGGGAGCCAATCGAGGAGCTTGTGTGCGGGTCTAAACTAAGGGAAACAGGCTTCAGCTTGAGCGGCCGTTTTCCACTTGGTCCTAGCGCTTCACCTGTCTCTGAGGAAACTCCCCACGGTCCGTACAGTGGTTAGCTGATggctcccagcgagaaggttcgGGTTCGAGTctagctcgggcctttctgggtgcatgttctccctgtgtccggtTGGGTTTCctccgggtactccagtttcttcccacctccaaaaacatgctAACCAGAGACTCTGAACTGACCGACTGAGTGTGGGCACGAATAGTAGCATTGTGATAGACCAtactgtccaggatgtaccacAGTAAGAGACCAGTTATTTTCCAGTTTAGTttacacataaacaaataattagCTTTCCAACATAGAGATTCATCAATATTTACACAGACAAATCTCATAAATTGAACTCTAtcaattaatgtgttttaagttCAGTGATAGTTCTGTGTTCACTGGTTGAACTCCAAAGGAAACATAGTAGGTTTTCTTAATATTTAGAGATAGTTTGTTGCAGTCAAACCAGTCATTAATCTTAATGAGTTCCTGATTTAGtactttaaatatttcttcaggGTTGTTATGTGAATAAAAGACAGTTGTATCTTCATATAATACCTTAGACAATTACATTGAGACATTACATGGATCGttaatgtaaattgtaaataataacGGCTTGAGGAACACCATGAGTAACTTGACAAAGAGTATTAAAGTAAATCATTAACTGAAATATATTGCCTCCTGTCGGTTAAGTAACTTGAAAACAAAGTAAAGTGCATTTTTTACACCCAAATTCATGAATTTATCTGATGTGTttgattaaatttaatttaataattttcagatcaaattaaagtgATTGTATTAATGCGCTGAAACAAAAAGTACGTCACAGCCCTTTGAAATGTAGCAGAGTAAAAGCAGAAGCTACTCAAAACAAGTCTTATCCAGTAGTTGTATTTCCAGGTGTTTGATGAAGAAGACAATGACGTCACTCCTCAGCCACTGTACCAAGCAGACCCAGGAGCAGTGCAGGCCAAAGCCAGCAGGTTCTTTGCGGATGAATTCTCAGCTGGATCATCATCAGATCAGACAACAACCACAGGGAGCTTCGCCATGCCTTTCTCCAGGTGCCACATTGTTTAACACCAGCTGAGTTTGTGATCTGAGATGGTCTCAGGGGGTGCACAACCCATTTGTTAAAGCAAtaaggagaaaaaacacaaaaaaatatttgcatcatATTTACATTTGTCTCAGACACCTGGCATTTTACAAACTAATTTGTGCACAACTGCCcattgtaagaaaaaaatctgaaaaatataaaactgataatTGGGTGTCATTGGTTTGCTATTATTGTTTTGGTATGTTTTCTTTGATGaccaaattaattaatttgacaTACTGTAGAATAGGAGATACGTCTGCATTTTATACTATGTTATACCATATTTCAGACAGGTCaggacaaaagcaaagccatGGAGTGAAGGG encodes:
- the fam151a gene encoding protein FAM151A isoform X2; the protein is MDHQRGLNHLSPAPLTFSTGGDMLDYLVEMGNISEPDGLLATWFHRANSQDDMNKALASDAMILEADITLHGYGTADQKPIPIMAHFPDIFSDNTLDQWLDAVLASTKGMKLDFKSLESVGLSLDLLRQKNTERAINRPVWLNADILPGPNVPNFVRPVNGTIFLQLIQEKFPDATLSPGWKVLYTPPIAVASYSRAMVEDMYDMIKDVPQKVTFPVHALLVRSGWQHLKWLLSQSPRFSLTLWQGSIHPNVSDLLFVRDNTQPSEVYYDIYEPTLSDFKQAAGNRSQVRKFYPGGDLLDFLYPTHYPGTNVSPAATQHSSLAVRWFTVNDQASLLAQLSDGDGGMLVINVASRSNQPDVPVVEGSGSSSEHLMLQDVLQLLEQNAHAPWGVYLRIHTHQLLEASLNLLQSAYSTENLYRPVWISMEGLQSSDSTSDFVSTVERLFPYVTLVQTEQNWPPMVPAPLTGLSQRVAVHLNAASLIKGREQLHVLMGLMDKYDFVVETETNSYAEAFTVLEGLMAQRTGRANTNLYVLSNMS
- the fam151a gene encoding protein FAM151A isoform X1, encoding MGEEKNKREDRTGKDVDERQNRESQENDLYLGCLTKRHLIMMSVAVGLIIVLIIITVTAVVLSNKSVSPAPLTFSTGGDMLDYLVEMGNISEPDGLLATWFHRANSQDDMNKALASDAMILEADITLHGYGTADQKPIPIMAHFPDIFSDNTLDQWLDAVLASTKGMKLDFKSLESVGLSLDLLRQKNTERAINRPVWLNADILPGPNVPNFVRPVNGTIFLQLIQEKFPDATLSPGWKVLYTPPIAVASYSRAMVEDMYDMIKDVPQKVTFPVHALLVRSGWQHLKWLLSQSPRFSLTLWQGSIHPNVSDLLFVRDNTQPSEVYYDIYEPTLSDFKQAAGNRSQVRKFYPGGDLLDFLYPTHYPGTNVSPAATQHSSLAVRWFTVNDQASLLAQLSDGDGGMLVINVASRSNQPDVPVVEGSGSSSEHLMLQDVLQLLEQNAHAPWGVYLRIHTHQLLEASLNLLQSAYSTENLYRPVWISMEGLQSSDSTSDFVSTVERLFPYVTLVQTEQNWPPMVPAPLTGLSQRVAVHLNAASLIKGREQLHVLMGLMDKYDFVVETETNSYAEAFTVLEGLMAQRTGRANTNLYVLSNMS